A genomic window from Algoriphagus sp. Y33 includes:
- a CDS encoding type III polyketide synthase translates to MKYAWDGIFRHRFGKPDEETNYTKQNDMFPEPKFLPMDISLVSIGLANPGKPIDQAVIAGFMQRAHQLDGLEARKLGFLYRKSGISSRYSVLGDFEKADPEEFTFFAKTKDFEPFPGTKARMEVFRQTAPQLCEDAVTNCLAKTEIKASEITHLILVSCTGMVAPGVELDLMKRLALDDSVERYCVHFMGCYAAFTGLKLADKIVRAEPGAKVMLVSVELCTLHFQKEYVEDNVLANSLFGDGAAAALVMRSASGLKIKTYLSQVLREGEEDMAWGIGDFGFEMRLSKYIPLLLDQGIQQLKEKFEKKFKLSTVDNFAIHPGGKQILQKVQEAFGLPVSVNAHAMEVLSQFGNMSSATILFVLEKMINDEEIQGDILAMGFGPGLTLETLLLEK, encoded by the coding sequence ATGAAATATGCATGGGATGGAATATTTAGGCATCGTTTTGGAAAACCTGATGAAGAAACCAACTATACTAAGCAAAATGATATGTTTCCAGAACCTAAATTTCTTCCTATGGATATCAGTTTAGTTAGTATTGGTCTGGCAAATCCGGGAAAACCCATAGATCAAGCTGTCATTGCGGGCTTTATGCAGAGAGCTCATCAGCTAGATGGGCTGGAGGCGAGAAAATTGGGTTTTTTGTATAGAAAATCCGGGATTTCCAGCCGATATAGCGTGCTGGGCGATTTTGAGAAAGCTGATCCCGAAGAATTTACCTTTTTTGCCAAGACTAAAGATTTTGAACCTTTCCCAGGTACCAAGGCAAGAATGGAGGTTTTTCGGCAAACCGCCCCGCAACTATGCGAAGATGCAGTTACAAATTGTCTTGCCAAAACAGAAATAAAAGCTTCAGAAATCACTCACTTGATTTTGGTCTCCTGCACAGGGATGGTTGCTCCCGGAGTAGAACTGGATTTAATGAAACGGCTTGCACTGGATGATTCTGTGGAGCGATATTGTGTGCATTTTATGGGGTGCTACGCTGCATTTACTGGATTGAAGTTGGCAGACAAAATAGTAAGAGCGGAGCCTGGCGCTAAGGTAATGCTGGTTTCCGTAGAGCTTTGTACACTTCATTTCCAAAAAGAGTATGTTGAAGACAACGTGCTTGCCAATTCACTTTTTGGAGATGGGGCAGCCGCAGCTTTGGTGATGAGATCCGCATCCGGATTGAAAATAAAAACCTATCTAAGTCAGGTGCTGAGGGAAGGGGAAGAGGATATGGCTTGGGGGATCGGTGATTTTGGTTTTGAAATGCGGCTGAGCAAGTATATTCCTTTACTATTGGATCAGGGGATTCAGCAATTGAAGGAAAAATTCGAAAAAAAATTCAAGTTGTCCACTGTGGATAACTTTGCCATCCATCCTGGAGGAAAGCAGATTTTACAAAAAGTACAAGAGGCATTTGGGCTACCCGTCTCTGTGAATGCTCATGCTATGGAAGTACTGAGTCAGTTTGGAAATATGTCTTCTGCCACTATACTTTTTGTGTTGGAGAAGATGATAAATGATGAGGAAATTCAGGGAGATATACTTGCTATGGGTTTTGGCCCCGGGCTTACGTTAGAGACTTTACTTCTGGAAAAGTGA
- a CDS encoding DNA mismatch repair protein has product MKGFDFENSNLPEKLKTVKSKAGTLSFLRLIVFLAMGGLFVLSVSDNPVWLLFFGISVVVFISLIRKYNDQKDQEAIYLALEKMNDNSQKRIARKLKELNSGIEFQEKAHPFSNDLDLFGDHSLFQLLNHTVSKDGKEALAEKMKSGIDLARAETFREASAELASKPNFLLAMESIGMAFYNEERSNSGWIKWLHEEDKNTFLITVFAFVGPIGGLVFSVLGYLGFIPAALIGVWILIGMVFLGMVFRPLKRAAESIPSRDQLKTYRYWLAVLEKEPLESSLLKKMQAPFLTKEVKASTLFDQLDGLGLWIQNRINLLYIPLNLFFWTDLLLYLRLVSWKRNYGNLIADFPARLVEWEVLISLGAFESEVGGKGKVIHVEKGLIGKVVSHPLLEPGVAVPNDFIIDGQQRIILLTGANMSGKTTFMRTLGINCVLVNLGLKPFAEEFGFSAFQLYTSMRNTDNLGESVSSFYAELSRIKQLIERIENGEQIFFLLDEILKGTNTEDRIAGSEALIRQVDSTEALGIISTHDIELAELETRMSSVNNFSFHSEIHDQSIDFDYKIKRGACPSFNAHKLMELMGIRFQEEK; this is encoded by the coding sequence ATGAAAGGATTTGATTTTGAAAATTCCAATCTCCCGGAGAAATTGAAAACGGTAAAAAGCAAGGCAGGAACCTTGTCTTTTTTACGCTTGATTGTCTTTTTGGCAATGGGGGGCCTATTTGTATTGTCGGTTTCGGATAACCCGGTTTGGTTGTTGTTTTTTGGGATTTCGGTTGTTGTTTTTATTTCTTTGATTAGAAAATATAATGATCAGAAAGACCAAGAAGCTATTTATCTGGCCTTGGAGAAAATGAATGACAATAGTCAAAAAAGGATAGCCAGAAAGCTTAAAGAGCTAAATAGTGGAATAGAATTTCAGGAGAAAGCACATCCATTTTCCAATGATCTGGATCTCTTTGGAGATCATTCTCTTTTTCAGCTTCTGAACCATACCGTTTCCAAGGATGGAAAAGAGGCGTTGGCAGAAAAGATGAAATCCGGAATTGATTTGGCCAGAGCGGAGACATTTCGTGAAGCTTCTGCAGAGTTGGCTTCAAAACCAAATTTTCTTCTTGCTATGGAAAGCATAGGGATGGCTTTTTATAATGAGGAGAGATCAAATTCGGGATGGATTAAATGGCTGCATGAGGAAGATAAAAATACGTTTTTGATTACTGTTTTTGCCTTTGTTGGCCCCATCGGAGGACTTGTTTTTTCGGTCTTAGGATATCTGGGGTTTATTCCGGCTGCATTGATTGGTGTCTGGATATTAATTGGGATGGTGTTTCTGGGAATGGTGTTCAGGCCCTTAAAAAGAGCAGCTGAGTCGATTCCCAGCAGAGATCAGCTAAAAACATATCGTTATTGGCTTGCTGTATTGGAAAAAGAGCCACTAGAGTCGTCGCTTCTGAAGAAGATGCAGGCACCATTTCTCACCAAAGAGGTCAAAGCTTCTACACTTTTTGATCAACTGGATGGGCTGGGCTTGTGGATTCAGAATCGAATAAATTTATTATATATTCCTTTGAACTTATTTTTTTGGACTGATCTGTTATTATACCTCAGGTTAGTTTCTTGGAAAAGAAATTACGGAAATCTCATTGCTGATTTCCCTGCTCGGTTGGTGGAGTGGGAAGTGTTGATTTCCCTGGGAGCTTTTGAAAGTGAAGTTGGCGGAAAGGGAAAAGTAATCCACGTGGAGAAAGGATTGATAGGTAAAGTGGTTTCGCATCCTTTGCTTGAGCCTGGTGTGGCTGTACCAAATGATTTTATTATTGATGGGCAACAACGAATTATTTTGCTCACGGGAGCTAATATGAGCGGAAAAACCACTTTCATGCGAACGTTGGGAATTAATTGTGTGTTAGTCAACCTAGGTTTGAAGCCTTTTGCCGAGGAATTTGGCTTCTCTGCATTTCAGCTTTACACCAGTATGAGGAATACCGATAATTTGGGAGAAAGCGTAAGTTCCTTTTATGCCGAGCTGAGCCGTATCAAGCAATTGATAGAGAGAATAGAAAATGGGGAGCAGATCTTTTTCTTGTTGGATGAAATTCTGAAAGGGACGAATACAGAAGACCGGATTGCAGGATCGGAAGCACTGATCAGGCAGGTGGACAGTACTGAGGCGTTGGGGATCATCAGTACCCATGATATAGAATTGGCAGAATTGGAAACAAGGATGAGTTCGGTAAATAACTTCAGTTTTCATTCCGAGATACACGACCAGTCTATTGATTTTGATTACAAAATAAAACGGGGGGCATGCCCGAGTTTCAATGCACATAAGCTCATGGAATTAATGGGGATTCGTTTTCAAGAAGAGAAGTAA
- a CDS encoding NAD(P)/FAD-dependent oxidoreductase: MSDKHKIVVIGGGLAGLIAAYLLAKNGQEVLLVEKKRYPFHRVCGEYLSNEVLDFLTRENLMPMHYNFPQVSKFLFSDTSGKRVSIPLDLGGFGISRYVLDEHLYQKTVEKGSGVKTGAQVESAVFDDRENQFLLELADGGLLTADYVIGAFGKRSKLDKTMERGFIQKRSPYIGVKYHIKTDIDQKSVALHNFEGGYCGLNGIEDGKANLCYLGNRDHLRKYGSIAAMEKEILWKNPNLRSVFTESEFLFEKPEVINEINFERKNPVENHILMAGDSAGLITPLCGNGMAMAIQSGKLAAEAIIAGRSRREIEVRYENSWKSHFERRLWLGRKVQRLFGAKQASVFTGKLIQHMPFVATQIIKNTHGKPF; this comes from the coding sequence GTGAGCGATAAACATAAAATAGTAGTAATCGGAGGAGGCTTGGCCGGTCTGATAGCGGCCTATTTATTGGCCAAAAATGGGCAGGAAGTTCTTCTGGTCGAAAAGAAGCGATACCCCTTTCACCGGGTTTGCGGAGAATATCTGTCCAATGAAGTGCTTGATTTTTTGACCAGGGAAAATCTTATGCCTATGCACTATAACTTTCCGCAGGTTAGTAAATTCTTGTTTTCTGACACCTCAGGAAAACGTGTGTCTATTCCATTGGATTTGGGTGGTTTTGGCATCAGCCGCTACGTACTGGACGAGCATCTTTATCAGAAAACAGTAGAAAAAGGTAGTGGGGTAAAAACGGGAGCTCAGGTAGAATCTGCAGTGTTTGATGACAGAGAAAATCAGTTTCTGCTAGAGTTGGCGGACGGTGGGTTATTGACAGCTGACTATGTGATAGGTGCTTTCGGGAAAAGATCTAAACTTGACAAAACTATGGAGCGGGGATTTATCCAAAAAAGAAGTCCATACATCGGGGTGAAATATCACATCAAAACAGACATTGATCAAAAGTCCGTCGCACTGCATAACTTCGAAGGGGGCTATTGTGGGTTGAATGGGATTGAGGATGGGAAGGCTAATTTATGCTATTTGGGTAATCGGGATCATCTCAGGAAGTACGGGTCAATTGCTGCAATGGAGAAAGAGATTCTGTGGAAAAATCCTAATCTGAGGAGCGTGTTTACGGAAAGTGAGTTTCTCTTCGAAAAGCCCGAAGTAATTAATGAGATTAATTTTGAGAGAAAGAATCCTGTAGAGAATCATATTCTCATGGCGGGGGATTCGGCAGGTTTAATTACCCCACTGTGTGGAAATGGGATGGCTATGGCAATCCAGTCAGGGAAGTTGGCGGCAGAAGCAATTATAGCAGGGAGATCAAGAAGAGAAATTGAAGTCAGGTATGAGAATTCCTGGAAATCACATTTTGAACGAAGGCTCTGGCTCGGACGGAAAGTGCAGCGGCTCTTTGGTGCTAAACAAGCTTCGGTTTTCACGGGGAAGCTGATTCAACACATGCCCTTTGTAGCCACGCAGATTATAAAAAACACGCATGGAAAGCCTTTTTAG
- a CDS encoding methyltransferase domain-containing protein has product MGKFAHRSEKKELMDDFSCSGEELEQTLRELKTINRWLGGNYVTTSGLAKVFRSYPQRSYVVADIGCGGGDMIRVMDEWAKSQKKEVNFTGIDANRNIIALASARLTDLPKVRWRVQNVFEPEFSEEKVDISTCTLFTHHFTDSELVELLKSLREKSRLGIVINDLHRHPLAYYSIKWLTRIFSESKMVQNDAPLSVLRSFSKVDWEGILRSAQIDRFEIRWHWAFRWQVNIIF; this is encoded by the coding sequence ATGGGTAAATTTGCGCACAGAAGTGAGAAAAAGGAGTTGATGGACGACTTCAGTTGTTCGGGTGAAGAGCTGGAGCAAACCTTGCGGGAGTTGAAAACCATCAACCGCTGGCTCGGGGGGAACTATGTAACCACCTCTGGATTGGCAAAGGTTTTCAGGAGTTATCCACAGCGTTCCTATGTCGTGGCGGATATAGGCTGTGGAGGTGGAGACATGATCAGAGTGATGGATGAATGGGCAAAAAGTCAAAAAAAAGAGGTTAACTTTACAGGCATCGATGCCAACAGGAACATTATTGCCCTTGCGTCGGCTAGGTTAACTGATTTACCCAAAGTCAGATGGAGAGTTCAAAATGTTTTCGAACCGGAATTCTCCGAAGAAAAAGTAGATATCTCTACTTGCACGCTCTTTACACATCATTTTACTGATAGCGAATTAGTTGAATTGCTGAAATCTCTTCGGGAAAAATCCCGCTTGGGTATTGTAATTAACGACCTGCACAGACATCCCTTGGCTTATTATAGTATCAAGTGGCTTACCCGGATATTTAGCGAATCAAAGATGGTGCAAAACGATGCTCCCTTGTCTGTTTTGAGAAGTTTTTCTAAGGTAGATTGGGAGGGAATATTAAGATCTGCTCAGATTGACCGTTTCGAAATACGCTGGCATTGGGCTTTTCGCTGGCAAGTGAACATTATATTTTAA
- a CDS encoding mechanosensitive ion channel family protein — MEISQETINVFYEKAIDLAYVIVPRILFALIFYFVGKFIVSKALNGLKHFLERRDNNPSLNEFVFGFAKVVLYMVLFVGVANILGAPLGSLVAIFGAAGLAIGLALQGSLSNFAGGILILGFKPFQVGDIVVAQGHTGKIAKIQILYTHLMTFDNKEVIIPNGSLANSDIVNMSTQETRRTEINVGVAYGTNIKQAKEILLNIFENDPRVLKDPAPFVALTNFGDSSLDLVVRVWANASDLWPVHFDGMESINSEFEKAGIEIPFPQRVVHQIKDKAAEEESNS, encoded by the coding sequence ATGGAAATTTCCCAGGAAACCATCAATGTATTTTATGAGAAAGCTATTGACTTAGCTTATGTGATTGTACCGAGAATATTATTTGCCTTAATTTTTTATTTCGTCGGTAAATTTATTGTAAGTAAAGCCCTGAATGGTTTGAAACACTTTTTGGAGAGGAGGGATAACAACCCCTCTTTAAATGAGTTTGTTTTTGGTTTTGCCAAGGTGGTATTGTATATGGTGCTTTTCGTTGGAGTTGCAAATATCCTCGGGGCGCCTTTGGGCTCTTTAGTTGCTATCTTTGGTGCCGCAGGTTTAGCCATAGGCTTGGCTTTACAGGGCTCTCTTTCCAATTTTGCCGGAGGTATATTGATCTTAGGCTTTAAGCCCTTTCAGGTAGGTGACATAGTAGTTGCGCAAGGACATACCGGGAAGATCGCCAAAATACAGATTTTGTACACACACCTGATGACTTTTGACAACAAAGAGGTAATTATCCCCAATGGTAGTTTGGCCAATTCAGATATCGTTAATATGAGTACCCAAGAGACGAGAAGAACAGAGATAAACGTGGGAGTGGCATACGGTACCAACATCAAACAGGCAAAAGAGATTTTACTGAATATCTTTGAAAACGATCCTCGTGTCCTTAAAGATCCTGCACCTTTTGTAGCGTTGACGAATTTCGGAGATAGTTCGTTGGATCTAGTAGTGAGAGTTTGGGCTAACGCAAGTGACTTGTGGCCTGTCCATTTCGATGGAATGGAGTCAATTAATTCTGAGTTTGAAAAAGCAGGTATTGAAATTCCTTTTCCTCAGCGGGTTGTTCACCAAATTAAAGATAAAGCAGCGGAAGAAGAATCAAATTCTTAA
- a CDS encoding 5-(carboxyamino)imidazole ribonucleotide synthase: protein MAIPSQSPVLGVLGGGQLGRMLIQSAINYNQDIHILDPDPNAPCKDLAQRFTVGSLKDFDTVYAFGHSCDVITVEIESVNTEALEQLQREGKKVYPQPDILSLIKDKRKQKQFYQLHGIPTADFILTVDKADVIHNADFLPAVNKLGKEGYDGRGVQVLRTDADLENAFDAPGLLEKLIDFEKEIAVTVARNESGELVVYPAVECAFHPTANLVEFLFAPAEISQEIAEKAEQIAKDVILKLGMVGILAVEMFVTKDGQVLVNEVAPRTHNSGHHTIEANFTSQFEQHLRAVMNWPLGNPDLRCPAAMINLLGEDGYDGPVLIEGKDEAMAEQGVYIHLYGKKITTPFRKMGHVTILADTISGLKEKAQRIKELIKIKAIQ from the coding sequence ATGGCTATACCATCGCAATCCCCCGTTTTGGGTGTCCTCGGAGGAGGTCAATTGGGCCGCATGCTTATTCAGTCGGCGATCAATTACAATCAAGATATCCACATCTTGGACCCGGATCCAAATGCACCTTGCAAGGATCTGGCACAGCGTTTTACAGTGGGCTCACTTAAGGATTTTGATACGGTTTATGCTTTTGGACATAGCTGTGATGTGATTACGGTGGAGATTGAAAGTGTTAATACGGAAGCACTTGAACAATTGCAGCGGGAAGGAAAGAAAGTTTATCCACAACCTGATATCTTAAGTCTCATCAAGGATAAAAGAAAACAAAAGCAATTTTACCAATTGCACGGAATTCCTACCGCTGACTTTATTCTTACGGTAGACAAAGCTGATGTTATCCATAACGCTGATTTTCTTCCCGCTGTGAATAAGTTGGGCAAAGAAGGCTATGATGGGAGAGGCGTTCAGGTTTTGAGAACAGATGCAGATTTGGAGAATGCCTTCGATGCTCCCGGGCTTTTGGAGAAATTGATTGATTTTGAAAAGGAAATTGCGGTGACCGTGGCTAGGAATGAATCGGGAGAGCTGGTGGTATACCCTGCTGTGGAATGTGCTTTTCACCCAACGGCCAACTTGGTTGAGTTTCTTTTTGCTCCGGCGGAAATTTCCCAAGAGATAGCAGAGAAGGCAGAACAAATTGCGAAGGATGTAATTCTTAAGTTGGGAATGGTTGGTATTCTTGCCGTGGAAATGTTTGTGACTAAGGATGGGCAAGTTCTGGTGAATGAAGTAGCCCCAAGGACTCATAACAGTGGGCACCATACCATAGAGGCGAATTTTACTTCCCAATTTGAACAGCATTTGCGGGCAGTCATGAACTGGCCACTGGGAAATCCGGATTTGAGATGTCCGGCAGCAATGATTAACTTACTGGGAGAAGATGGTTATGACGGCCCTGTTTTGATAGAAGGAAAGGATGAGGCGATGGCAGAGCAAGGTGTCTACATTCATTTGTATGGGAAGAAAATCACCACGCCATTTAGGAAAATGGGACATGTGACCATTTTGGCAGATACGATTTCAGGCTTGAAGGAAAAAGCGCAACGGATAAAAGAGTTAATCAAAATTAAAGCTATACAATGA
- a CDS encoding UbiA family prenyltransferase, which yields MISLSSLKHLRIPFSLFLMPVFFFALALTPNHNESRIVWVFIAIHLFLYPSSNGYNSYFDKDEESIGGLKCPPKVTKDLYWLSLIFFLIAISIGASINFSFALMLLLYGLVSMAYSHPSIRIKKYPWLSWFIAGLFQGYFTFAMAYAGLSDLSWEVLIKPHVAIPGLLTSLMLWGNYPLTQVYQHGEDSRRGDHTLSLVLGIKGTFLFSALAFMITGAAFAWYFLERNQTQILWLYLAAMMPIMLYFLAWFSFIRLNPIKYANYNWAMGMNYFSALALNAFFIYYFLENTQILQALGY from the coding sequence ATGATTTCCCTTTCCAGCCTTAAACATCTTCGAATTCCTTTTTCGCTCTTTTTGATGCCTGTATTCTTCTTTGCGCTAGCACTTACCCCCAATCATAATGAGTCAAGAATAGTATGGGTTTTCATTGCTATTCACCTGTTTTTATACCCATCAAGCAACGGTTACAACAGTTATTTTGACAAGGATGAGGAAAGTATTGGTGGGCTGAAGTGCCCTCCAAAAGTGACCAAAGATCTGTATTGGCTTTCGTTGATATTTTTCCTAATTGCCATAAGTATTGGAGCTTCCATCAACTTCAGTTTTGCTCTTATGCTTCTGCTGTACGGATTGGTAAGCATGGCTTATTCACATCCTTCCATCCGTATCAAAAAGTATCCATGGCTGAGCTGGTTTATTGCTGGCTTGTTCCAAGGCTATTTCACCTTTGCCATGGCATATGCAGGACTCAGCGATTTGAGTTGGGAAGTGTTAATCAAGCCTCACGTAGCAATTCCGGGACTATTGACGAGTTTGATGCTATGGGGAAATTACCCCTTGACGCAAGTTTATCAACATGGCGAAGACAGCAGAAGAGGTGACCATACATTAAGTCTAGTGTTAGGCATCAAAGGTACTTTTCTCTTTTCGGCTTTGGCTTTTATGATTACAGGAGCAGCCTTTGCATGGTATTTTCTTGAGCGAAATCAAACCCAAATCCTTTGGCTTTACCTCGCTGCGATGATGCCGATAATGCTTTATTTTCTGGCTTGGTTTAGCTTTATCAGGCTGAATCCAATAAAATATGCGAATTACAATTGGGCGATGGGGATGAATTATTTCTCTGCACTTGCGCTGAATGCTTTTTTTATTTATTACTTCCTCGAAAACACCCAAATTTTGCAGGCATTAGGCTACTAA
- a CDS encoding DUF3127 domain-containing protein, which produces MELSGKVIQKLPEVGGNSKSGNAWRKQEFILETGGQYPKKVCVALWGDKIDQFSVNAGENVTLSIDVESREYNGRWYTEVKAYKVDRAGGAGSANSAMPEVDSFHSEGEEDKLPF; this is translated from the coding sequence ATGGAATTGAGTGGAAAAGTAATCCAAAAACTACCCGAAGTAGGTGGAAATTCAAAAAGTGGCAACGCATGGAGAAAGCAGGAATTCATCCTTGAAACAGGAGGGCAATATCCAAAAAAAGTATGTGTGGCTCTCTGGGGAGACAAAATCGATCAATTTTCTGTAAATGCAGGAGAAAATGTGACGTTGAGTATAGATGTGGAAAGCCGTGAGTACAACGGACGCTGGTATACTGAAGTGAAAGCATACAAAGTAGATAGAGCCGGTGGAGCAGGATCTGCCAATTCAGCAATGCCTGAGGTAGACAGTTTTCACTCAGAAGGAGAAGAGGACAAATTGCCATTCTAA
- the purE gene encoding 5-(carboxyamino)imidazole ribonucleotide mutase — MKPQVGIIMGSQSDLPIMAEAAQMLEELGVSYELTVVSAHRTPQRMIDYAHSARERGIKVIVAGAGGAAHLPGMVASMTSLPVIGVPIKSSNSIDGWDSILSILQMPGGIPVATVALNGGKNAGILAASIVGSFDPKVGENLDAYKKTLKEKVEESAAQIEAKGWKELLKK; from the coding sequence ATGAAACCACAGGTAGGTATTATTATGGGAAGCCAATCGGATCTTCCCATTATGGCTGAAGCGGCACAAATGCTTGAAGAATTGGGTGTAAGCTATGAGTTGACGGTGGTTTCTGCCCATCGTACACCACAGCGGATGATTGATTATGCCCATTCGGCGCGTGAGCGTGGGATCAAAGTAATCGTAGCAGGAGCCGGCGGAGCTGCGCATTTGCCCGGAATGGTGGCATCGATGACAAGTCTGCCGGTGATCGGAGTTCCTATCAAAAGCTCAAATTCCATTGATGGCTGGGATAGTATTTTGTCGATTTTGCAAATGCCTGGTGGAATCCCCGTAGCGACAGTAGCTTTGAACGGAGGGAAAAATGCAGGGATTTTGGCAGCATCAATTGTAGGTTCTTTTGACCCTAAAGTAGGGGAGAACTTAGATGCTTACAAAAAAACGCTCAAGGAGAAAGTGGAAGAATCCGCCGCCCAGATAGAGGCTAAGGGGTGGAAAGAGCTATTAAAGAAATAA
- a CDS encoding RNA polymerase sigma factor: MSKRIGPKDSELIAQYRNGSDAAFDLLVDRYQSKMYSTIFLIVKDQKVAEDLLQDVFVKVVKTLNSDKYNEEGKFQPWVMRISHNLAIDYFRKAKRYPSILMEDGSNIFNSLKFAEENVEDRQVREENIELVKRLIEELPEAQKQVLIMRHYLDMSFQEIAEQTGVSINTALGRMRYALIHLRKKMKQLNFAYDKTIYPK, translated from the coding sequence ATGAGTAAACGAATTGGTCCAAAGGACAGCGAATTGATTGCACAGTATCGAAATGGTAGTGATGCAGCCTTTGATTTATTAGTAGATCGCTACCAAAGTAAAATGTATAGCACCATTTTTCTGATCGTTAAGGATCAGAAGGTAGCTGAGGATTTGCTCCAGGATGTATTTGTGAAAGTGGTCAAAACACTTAACTCTGACAAATACAACGAGGAGGGCAAGTTTCAGCCTTGGGTGATGCGGATATCTCATAATCTGGCCATTGATTATTTTCGAAAGGCCAAAAGATATCCTTCCATCCTGATGGAGGATGGTTCGAATATTTTCAATTCGCTCAAGTTTGCGGAGGAAAATGTGGAAGATCGACAGGTAAGAGAAGAAAATATTGAGTTGGTGAAGCGTCTGATAGAGGAGCTTCCTGAGGCTCAAAAACAGGTCTTGATTATGCGGCATTACTTGGATATGAGTTTCCAGGAGATTGCAGAGCAGACCGGCGTAAGTATAAATACCGCTCTTGGAAGAATGCGATATGCGCTGATCCACTTGCGGAAGAAGATGAAACAACTAAATTTTGCATATGATAAAACCATTTACCCCAAATGA
- the rluF gene encoding 23S rRNA pseudouridine(2604) synthase RluF translates to MEADQLIRVNKYLSEVGFCSRRAADKLLEEGRITINGKVPELGTKVGVNDVVAVDGEPVGKPIQTHTYIAFNKPVGIVSTTDTKGEKDNIIDFIGHPKRIFPIGRLDKDSEGLILLTSEGDIVNKILRSKNNHEKEYIVTVDRPVNDEFIRLMGSGVPILDTVTDPCDVERISKFKFRIILTQGLNRQIRRMCEHFGFKVVQLKRIRIMNVHLDIPVGKWRDLTEKELSEIKEMVSDSSKTFD, encoded by the coding sequence GTGGAAGCAGATCAACTAATACGAGTAAATAAATACCTAAGTGAAGTAGGCTTTTGCTCCAGAAGGGCTGCCGACAAACTCTTGGAAGAAGGCAGAATTACCATCAACGGCAAAGTCCCTGAATTGGGAACAAAGGTGGGAGTAAATGATGTGGTAGCAGTAGACGGTGAACCTGTGGGAAAACCTATTCAGACTCATACCTATATAGCATTCAACAAGCCTGTGGGAATAGTCAGCACAACAGATACAAAAGGAGAAAAAGATAATATTATAGATTTTATAGGCCATCCAAAGCGTATTTTTCCTATAGGCCGTTTAGATAAAGACAGTGAAGGGCTGATTCTCCTTACCAGCGAGGGTGATATTGTCAATAAGATCCTTCGCTCCAAAAACAACCATGAAAAGGAATACATTGTCACTGTGGATAGACCTGTGAATGATGAGTTTATCAGACTGATGGGATCAGGGGTCCCGATCTTGGATACAGTGACAGACCCTTGCGACGTAGAAAGAATCAGTAAATTCAAATTCCGGATTATCTTAACCCAGGGACTCAATCGCCAGATCCGAAGAATGTGCGAGCATTTCGGTTTTAAAGTAGTCCAATTGAAGCGCATCAGGATCATGAATGTGCATTTGGATATTCCGGTTGGAAAATGGAGAGACCTCACTGAAAAGGAGCTTTCAGAAATTAAGGAGATGGTCTCGGATAGTTCGAAGACTTTTGATTAA